A stretch of the Porites lutea chromosome 12, jaPorLute2.1, whole genome shotgun sequence genome encodes the following:
- the LOC140921662 gene encoding integrase/recombinase xerD homolog, whose protein sequence is MQAAHYIFQSIASSTRRTYSSGERHFIRFCLFHKLISPQTPFLPTSESTLIHFVTHLSNTVSYGTIKVYLAAVKNLHVEFGCPLDFSSMPFLYKTLRGIKSSLGIAKRARFPITISILRQIYAKLKPFQSLDTDSSMLWAAFTLAFFGFLRSSEFTYNGKFNIQSHLTRSDVHFYPNIVQPVSFEVVIKKSKTDPFRETAKLTIAKSNSTVCAVTALRDYLLQTNPSGATQPLFQFSDGRHLTRSSLTNNLRALLKVCGLDSTCYASHSFRIGAATTAGAAGLPDWLIKVLGRWKSDAYQSYIRTPKETILQVPQNLASCLSS, encoded by the coding sequence ATGCAGGCTGCTCACTACATTTTCCAGTCCATCGCCAGCTCTACTCGTCGAACCTATTCCTCTGGGGAGCGACACTTTAttagattttgcctttttcataAACTCATTTCACCCCAAACCCCTTTTCTCCCTACCAGTGAATCAACCTTAATTCATTTCGTCACCCACTTATCCAATACCGTTTCGTATGGCACTATTAAAGTTTATCTGGCAGCAGTTAAGAATCTCCATGTTGAGTTTGGCTGTCCCCTGGACTTCTCCTCCATGCCCTTCCTATACAAGACCCTTCGAGGGATCAAATCCTCCCTCGGGATTGCCAAACGGGCCCGGTTCCCTATTACTATTTCGATCCTCCGCCAAATTTATGCCAAACTAAAACCCTTCCAATCGTTGGACACAGATTCTTCAATGTTGTGGGCTGCTTTTACCCTTGCGTTCTTTGGCTTTCTACGTAGTAGCGAATTCACTTACAACGGCAAGTTCAATATTCAATCCCACCTGACAAGATCGGACGTCCACTTTTACCCCAACATTGTCCAACCTGTGTCTTTCGAGGTTGTCATCAAGAAGTCCAAAACAGACCCTTTCCGTGAGACAGCCAAGCTCACTATCGCCAAATCAAACTCTACTGTATGTGCAGTCACCGCGTTAAGAGACTATCTGCTTCAAACTAATCCCAGTGGAGCTACCCAGCCCCTCTTCCAATTCTCGGATGGACGACATCTTACTCGGTCCTCCCTCACCAACAACTTACGGGCTCTTCTCAAGGTTTGTGGATTGGATAGTACCTGCTATGCATCACACAGTTTCCGCATCGGAGCAGCCACTACTGCGGGGGCTGCTGGCCTTCCAGACTGGCTCATTAAAGTTCTTGGCCGTTGGAAATCTGATGCATATCAGTCGTACATCAGGACACCCAAAGAAACCATTCTCCAAGTCCCTCAAAATTTGGCCTCCTGTCTATCCAGTTAA